Below is a window of Pseudodesulfovibrio sp. 5S69 DNA.
TTCGCGGGCGACCGCGACCTGGCCTCCCTGGGCCGCCGCATGACCGCGCAGGCCATCGCCATGGTCCCGCAGTCCCACACCCCGGTCTTCGCCTACCGCGCCCTGGACGTGGTGGTCATGGGGCGGACCCCGCACCTGGGGGCCTTCGCCTCGCCGTCCAGGACGGACTTCGACGCGGCCCGTGCGGCCATGGAAACCATGGGCATCGGTCACCTGGAAAACGTGTCGTACAGCGAGACCAGCGGCGGCGAACGGCAGCTCATCCTCTTTGCCCGGTCCCTGGCCCAGGGCGCGGACATCCTGCTCCTGGACGAGCCCACCTCCCACCTGGACTTCGGCAACCAGGCGCGCACCCTGGCCCTGATCCGCTCCCTGGCCGACCGGGGGCTGACCGTGATCATGACCACCCATTTCCCGGACCACGCCTTCGAGATATCGGACCAGACCGCCCTGCTCGCGCGCGGACGGCTCCAGGCCGTGGGCGCAACCGGCGAGGTCCTGTCCCCCGAGTCCCTGTCCTCGCTCTACGGCCTGGACGTGGACATCCACCGGCTCGAAAACGGCAAGACCGTGTGCACGGTCCGCCGGGAGGAAGCGTGACCCTGCCCGTGCTCGCCGCCGGAAGCCTGCGCAAGGCACTGCCCGCCATGGCCGAGGCCGCGGGGCTGCGCCTGGACGTGCGCTTCGGCCCGGCCGGGCTGCTGCGCGGACGCATTGAGGACGGGTTGCGCCCCGACCTGTTCCTGTCCGCGAGCATGGCCCACGTCCGGGCCGTGGCCCGGCTTGCCGACTATGGCGAGGCCGTGCCCCTGCTCGAGAACCGGCTCTGCCTGTTCGGACGGGAGGAAATCCTGTCCGAAGGCGATGCCCTGCGGGCCATGCTGGACCCGGACAGCCGCCTGGGCACCTCCACCCCCGGCGCGGACCCCGGCGGGGACTACGCGCTCGCGGTCTTTGACCGGGCCGAGACCATCCGGCCCGGCAGCCGGGCCATGCTCCGCGACCGCGCCCGCGCCCTGGTGGGCGGCGACCTGCCAGGCAAGGCGGCGGCCACCGGCTCGCCCGTGGCCGATCTCTTTCAGGCGGGCAAGGTGGACCTCTTCCTCGGCTACCGGACCACGGCCCTGGACGTGATCAGACGCTGCCCCGGCCTGGCTCTCCTGGACCTGCCCCCCGAGCTGGCCGTGCGCCCCGTCTACGGCGCCGTGGCCCGCGACACCGACGAGGCCCGCGCCGCCCTGGACGTGCTGCGCTCGGCCGAGGCCATGGAGGCCGCCGGGCGCTGCGGTTTCCACCCGCCGCGCAAGTCGGACCGGTAACCAACGGCTCGGGCGACCCGGCCCAAGCTTCCCATGCCCCCCGATTCCGCGTCACCCGACCAAAAAGGCCGCCCCGAGGGACGGCCTTTTCTTTCGCGCGGGGTGTCGGCTCACTGTTTCAGGACCATGCCGTCGGCCATCCGCACGGCGCGGTCCGCCCGCGCGGCGTATTCCTCGTCATGGGTTACCATGACGATGGCCAGCCCTTCGTGCTTCAGTTCCCCCAGCAACCCCATGATGGCATCCCCGGTCTCCTTGTCCAGGTTGCCGGTGGGCTCGTCCGCGAACAGGATGGCGGACTCCTTGACCAGGGCCCGGGCAATGGCCACGCGCTGCTGCTCGCCGCCGGACAGATGACCGGGCAGCTTGCCGCCCTTGCCGGACAGTCCCACTCTATCAAGACAGGCGTCGGCCCGCCTGCGCACCGCGGCGGTCACCGGGCCAAGTCCCTGCATATAGGGCAGCAGGACGTTCTCACGGGCCGTCAGATACGGGAGCAGGTGGTGGAACTGGAAGATGACCGCGAAATCCCTGCGCCGTAGCTCGTTGAGGCGCGCGCGGGACGCGTGGGTGATGTCCTCGCCCCGGTAGAGCAGTTCCCCGGAGTCCGGGGCCA
It encodes the following:
- a CDS encoding substrate-binding domain-containing protein, with the translated sequence MTLPVLAAGSLRKALPAMAEAAGLRLDVRFGPAGLLRGRIEDGLRPDLFLSASMAHVRAVARLADYGEAVPLLENRLCLFGREEILSEGDALRAMLDPDSRLGTSTPGADPGGDYALAVFDRAETIRPGSRAMLRDRARALVGGDLPGKAAATGSPVADLFQAGKVDLFLGYRTTALDVIRRCPGLALLDLPPELAVRPVYGAVARDTDEARAALDVLRSAEAMEAAGRCGFHPPRKSDR
- a CDS encoding ABC transporter ATP-binding protein: MFEAKNITKTFNGEGGEAAVLNGADLLVEPGRFVSIVGRSGSGKTTFLNILSTLLAPDSGELLYRGEDITHASRARLNELRRRDFAVIFQFHHLLPYLTARENVLLPYMQGLGPVTAAVRRRADACLDRVGLSGKGGKLPGHLSGGEQQRVAIARALVKESAILFADEPTGNLDKETGDAIMGLLGELKHEGLAIVMVTHDEEYAARADRAVRMADGMVLKQ
- a CDS encoding ABC transporter ATP-binding protein, yielding MGMTLRAEGLSFAYPGRDAVWSGVTLAARPGRVLSILGPNGTGKSTLLHCLAGLIPPRTGRVFAGDRDLASLGRRMTAQAIAMVPQSHTPVFAYRALDVVVMGRTPHLGAFASPSRTDFDAARAAMETMGIGHLENVSYSETSGGERQLILFARSLAQGADILLLDEPTSHLDFGNQARTLALIRSLADRGLTVIMTTHFPDHAFEISDQTALLARGRLQAVGATGEVLSPESLSSLYGLDVDIHRLENGKTVCTVRREEA